One Gloeothece verrucosa PCC 7822 DNA window includes the following coding sequences:
- a CDS encoding Bax inhibitor-1/YccA family protein, whose product MSSTSNFRQAIQDLKGQSLIGPNVIANALPYLGGGLILTAVGTYGGLGVIRSHPELFMPTFFAAIVAELVLFFVAQNVAEKGNNSTALPLLALYSLLSGYTLSGLVYVALGTSGVGIQGIAIAALGCGITFVVARSIGSNLSDQDGLALTKTVSLGIIALFVVVLVQFVFALFGGGTPTWLEIGISGVGVFLFAGAAVVDFYILPRSYRDDQYLPAALSMYLTYINLFIFILRLLIALNSRD is encoded by the coding sequence ATGAGTAGTACGAGCAATTTTCGTCAAGCCATTCAAGACCTTAAAGGTCAGTCCTTAATCGGACCCAATGTCATTGCTAATGCCCTTCCCTATTTGGGCGGTGGACTGATTTTAACCGCCGTAGGAACCTATGGAGGACTTGGAGTCATTAGGTCCCACCCTGAGCTATTCATGCCCACTTTTTTCGCCGCTATTGTGGCAGAACTGGTTCTGTTTTTTGTCGCTCAGAATGTGGCCGAAAAAGGCAACAATAGCACTGCACTACCCCTATTAGCCCTGTACAGTCTCCTGTCAGGATATACCCTAAGCGGCTTAGTTTATGTAGCCCTAGGCACTTCTGGGGTGGGTATCCAAGGCATTGCTATTGCCGCTTTAGGTTGTGGAATTACCTTTGTTGTAGCCCGTAGCATTGGTTCTAATCTTTCTGACCAAGATGGGTTAGCCTTAACCAAGACCGTTAGTCTCGGGATTATTGCCTTATTCGTGGTAGTCTTGGTTCAATTTGTCTTTGCCTTATTTGGGGGTGGTACTCCTACTTGGTTAGAAATCGGGATTTCTGGGGTAGGTGTTTTTCTGTTTGCCGGCGCGGCAGTAGTAGATTTTTATATCTTACCCCGTAGCTATCGTGATGATCAGTATCTGCCGGCGGCACTATCGATGTACTTAACCTACATCAACCTATTTATTTTTATCCTCCGTCTGCTGATTGCTCTTAACAGTCGTGACTAA
- a CDS encoding chlorophyll a/b-binding protein: protein MSETQQQPSQTPKLEEPKFGFNEYAERLNGRAAMIGFVLTLVIEYVTGQGLLSWLGLQ from the coding sequence ATGAGCGAAACTCAACAGCAACCTAGCCAAACCCCTAAATTAGAAGAACCGAAATTTGGCTTTAATGAATATGCAGAACGCTTAAATGGTCGAGCGGCTATGATTGGCTTTGTTCTGACCTTAGTCATTGAATATGTCACTGGGCAAGGATTATTATCTTGGCTAGGTTTGCAATAG
- a CDS encoding WD40 repeat domain-containing protein: MKKGGKGAKNRLALGAAIGIVILNGSILLAKAQIPPLPKKTLPDSQPITPPKEETSPQIESFPSPEQWRLARLVRTLKGQQSTPESLIFTPDGQHLITGGSFTDPQLRVWSFKSGQKLSDIKAQRTGVQALAINPSGTILISGGQDGGINMWDWRSGKYLGIWLEHQGQVMALRVTPDGEILVSGGLDGIRIWTLNPRRPLYRLTGLGHPVYALAISPDGVILASGSLDGEVKFWNIKEGKLLSTFYPHQATITGLVFTPDGKKLITSSQDKTIKVWDLATGQLIYTLAGHTGRIRAIALNPDGKILASGGNDGIRIWNIETGEQYNQIIENYDWVQSLAFSPDGQFLASGSFDFQVKIWQCFPTPILQGPSRVDQLFNQ; the protein is encoded by the coding sequence ATGAAAAAAGGGGGAAAAGGAGCTAAAAATAGGCTCGCATTGGGAGCGGCTATAGGCATTGTGATACTCAATGGTAGTATCCTATTAGCTAAGGCTCAAATACCCCCTTTGCCCAAAAAAACGCTACCCGATAGTCAACCCATTACTCCACCAAAGGAAGAAACTTCTCCACAGATAGAATCTTTTCCCAGTCCTGAACAGTGGCGTTTAGCTCGATTAGTACGTACTCTCAAAGGACAACAGTCCACCCCTGAATCGCTCATTTTTACCCCCGATGGTCAACATTTGATCACAGGAGGCAGTTTTACAGACCCTCAGCTTAGGGTTTGGTCATTCAAGAGCGGCCAAAAACTCTCTGACATTAAAGCGCAACGCACCGGCGTACAAGCATTAGCGATTAATCCCAGTGGCACCATATTAATTAGCGGCGGTCAAGATGGGGGGATTAATATGTGGGACTGGAGAAGCGGCAAATATTTAGGCATCTGGTTAGAACACCAAGGTCAAGTGATGGCTTTGAGAGTGACTCCCGATGGGGAAATTTTAGTGAGCGGGGGTTTAGATGGGATTAGAATTTGGACATTAAATCCTCGTCGGCCTCTGTATCGATTAACCGGTTTAGGCCATCCGGTTTATGCGTTAGCTATCAGTCCAGATGGCGTGATTTTAGCCAGTGGTTCGCTTGATGGAGAAGTCAAATTTTGGAATATTAAAGAGGGAAAATTACTCTCAACTTTTTATCCCCATCAAGCAACAATTACGGGTTTAGTTTTTACCCCCGATGGAAAAAAGTTAATTACCAGTAGTCAGGATAAAACCATTAAAGTGTGGGATTTAGCAACAGGACAACTCATCTATACACTGGCCGGACATACAGGAAGAATTCGCGCTATAGCGCTTAATCCTGATGGTAAAATTCTCGCCAGTGGGGGGAATGATGGGATTCGGATCTGGAATATTGAAACCGGAGAACAATATAATCAAATTATTGAAAACTATGATTGGGTACAGTCTCTTGCTTTTAGTCCAGATGGGCAATTTTTAGCGAGTGGTAGTTTTGATTTTCAAGTGAAAATTTGGCAATGTTTTCCTACGCCAATTTTACAAGGACCTTCCCGAGTCGATCAATTATTTAATCAGTAA
- a CDS encoding heavy metal-responsive transcriptional regulator encodes MSSDDVVTLSRLKIGEVASETGIPIKTIRYYDDLGLLAPSVSRSHKGYRLFDETVFNRLAFIKRAQSLGLNLSEIQEILTVHDQGDLPCGVVKERLLQKLNAIEEQIKALTILKIELQGILCGWQEMPKPDEIDRTICPNIQINV; translated from the coding sequence ATGAGTTCTGATGATGTAGTGACTTTATCTCGGCTAAAAATTGGTGAGGTAGCCAGTGAAACCGGCATACCAATCAAAACTATTCGTTACTATGATGATTTAGGTTTACTCGCCCCTTCAGTCAGTCGTTCTCATAAAGGATATCGTTTGTTTGATGAGACGGTATTTAATCGCTTAGCCTTTATCAAACGCGCTCAATCTTTGGGACTTAATCTGAGTGAAATTCAAGAAATTTTGACCGTACATGACCAGGGAGATCTCCCCTGCGGCGTAGTCAAAGAACGATTATTACAAAAGCTTAATGCTATTGAGGAACAAATAAAAGCATTAACTATACTGAAAATAGAGCTACAAGGCATTCTCTGTGGTTGGCAAGAAATGCCTAAACCCGATGAAATTGACCGCACAATCTGTCCGAATATTCAGATAAATGTATGA
- a CDS encoding DUF3288 family protein: MSELQEQKHPQEKKDRDTVNLLLSGEATEENLLELARLKIRYGNFPGARDIQKDLELLLMKWHLTEEELYAKSRQIYATNQAYQPRLDNQEEDWS; encoded by the coding sequence ATGAGTGAACTTCAAGAGCAAAAACATCCTCAAGAAAAAAAAGACCGAGATACTGTGAATCTTCTTCTCAGTGGAGAAGCGACTGAGGAAAATTTGCTAGAATTAGCTCGATTAAAAATTCGTTATGGCAACTTTCCAGGAGCAAGAGATATTCAAAAAGATTTAGAATTATTATTGATGAAATGGCACTTGACAGAAGAAGAACTTTATGCTAAAAGTCGTCAAATTTACGCCACCAATCAAGCTTATCAACCTCGCCTCGATAATCAGGAAGAAGATTGGAGTTAA